The sequence below is a genomic window from Hydractinia symbiolongicarpus strain clone_291-10 chromosome 10, HSymV2.1, whole genome shotgun sequence.
aaatgttattTCCACTGCCGAGATGGGTTAGATATATTTAcatacatatttattttttcgcgACAAAAAAACAAGCAATAATAAATGCAAAGCCACACAActtatttttaagaataaaaaactGATCCTACTGAAAATGTTAAGCTTAGGAGAAAAGCCAGAGAACGTTTATAACTCTGTTTCACTTCGGTTATTTAtcgttaaaaaaatgttgaaaacgtTCTTTTTACCTTTTCAGATGTCTCCTGACTATGTAATATTTTATCAGGATGTAAACACAacgaatctatattataatgcccgtatacgtctgtataTGTCTGTcaagcaaaatggtagcttagctgcgacgggtgaacccgtggattttccacgggctaacgactagttatatcTAATTATATACACATCGTAAAATCCATCAGTGCCGTAGAAGGCTGATTTATTTTCTAAGGGGAGGGGGTCTTAAAAATTAGCACCCTTTGAATTGTCGGAAAATGcaaaattcaataaaatcaGTGCAACAGTTTGTACGATAAAACGGGGGGTAGGGCTTCTTACGGCAGTGAAGtctatattttctaaaaattaaaacaatattaaaacCTAAAATTTTCTATCGAGCTTTAGAAATTCTAATATTTGATCAAACGATTTTTGTCCATGCATTGGTACGCGTTGTGCTACgcgattaaaaaactttttcctCAGAACCACAGGATCAACATCACTGTTGGTTTTCTTCGCAACTTCACTCCAATTTATATCAACCTTCTGCGTAATATTACTAGAGTACAAAAGATCTACAACTTTCGAAAAAAATGCACTACGATTCTCGGAAAATTTTCTTCCTTCTATTTTTGACATCTGCGTGTGTCGCACCAAACAACTGCTGTCGTATTTCTTACACAAATAATTGAGGTAACGTTGGCGACATGCACCTGAAGTCCTGGTCCCAACATGTTGTGAAACAAGAACCCAATTAATTTTTTCTCTATCCACATCTCCATTCTCATCCTTGGCCAATTTATTTACCGCCCTCAAAATCATTTCATCCTCTTTTTCACTAAATCGAGCATGCTTGTCATTGAAAGAAAGTTCTTTTGGAATCGCTTCTCCGTCAACGTTTATCACACCTTTCAGTTTGCTGAATTTGCTTTTAAGTGAGAGTGAAGGGATGCCCATTTTCTCACTGATCAACGTCCAGTTACTACCGTGAGTTTTTTGAAGCTGTATTAACTTCTGCACTTGTgttttcgtaaacacaactcTATCTGGCTTCTCACCGAGCAAATCCTTAACCTTTAACCGAATCCGGAGGACGGGTCTATTAATGTTTTCGGCTAATTCGCACATCATCTCACGACTGTCTTCGCCTTTTGCATGTTCAAAATAATCCTTCAAGTCCCTAATGTTATAATTCTTCACAAATCGTTTCATGTTTTCGTTTAATATATCGAGTTCCTCCTTTGTCCACGCCCCGAAATTACACTTAACGCCCGCTTCTTCCAACTGCTTTCGAGTGACTTTATGGTTCATAAGAAGGTCATGTTTTTGCAGGGAATTGTTAAAAAACTTAGCCTGTTTCACATACGACTGTTTGAAGCGTGATACATCACCAGTTAAATCAATCACCTCGTTTTCTTTAACCTGTTTTTTCATCGACAAGTCCTTCAATTTCGTTTTCTGTGTGATTTGGCCAAGCGATTTTGAATTTGATACGGGCGTTGATTTACTAACTGATTCTTCACTTGCTTTAGAATTCGCTACTGATTCTTCTTTCAAAGTTGGTGAATTCGTTTTAGAGAGACGTGAAACTACAGGTGCACCCGATCCTGTTATTTTGATGGTTTGCGCACTTGGTGCGGAATAAGATTCAGAAGCAGTCTCTGCGAAAGTTTCTTTATCGGATGCGGATAAATCGTTTTGATTGCTAACTAACTGTGTTTTTGGTATACTTCGTAAACTTGGTGTGGATTGAAAAAATGTGGAAGGGTTGAAAGTTATTTCTAGATCATCAGTAGGCAATGACACAGTAGTCGACGAAACAGTATCACATAAAGGGACTTCTTCTGGAGTAACCTTAAAAAGCAAGTCAGAATATGTTTTATTACTCTGCAAATTCTGTCCGCAAAATCTTTATTGTTACCTTATAGTAtggtttataaaaaagaaaactgcgAGAATTTGCACCATTGTCCTGGATAACACCAAGAAAGTAAATTTAAACCGATggcgttatttttaaaaattcttacttctatttttttcttcttcttcttcttcttgttcaCTTCATCGCATGTCAATTCATCTTCTTTATCATCAAACTGAACTcaaagcaaaaataatttaaacaacagAACTTATCAgagtaaaacaacaacaacaacaacaacaacaacaacaacaacaacaacaacaacaataacaacaaaaacagctGATTAATAATGAAGTTTCGTAATGGAACATCCAAACTTGTAATATAATCCCAGTAGCCTAATAATAGGGTAGGGGTGTTTCGCAGAATTTCACCACCTATCGCCATTTGTTAACAATCCCTATATCAAAAAACCCAGAAGATCCACCTCTTTCCTATTATagagattattattattaacggtTTATTTGTAAACGAGTTTTCATTGCCGTTTCTTATTAGACTTCCTTAATTATCCATATTGAAAAtaattgttaaaagaaaaaaactgaatCAGCATAcctgttttttctttctctttttcttcttcttctttaagtGATCCATTTTTTCTTCCATCTCGGCGTTATTTCCTTCAGGATCTTCTTTCTGTAATACAGAAAAATCAAGTTATTACAACAACTCTACATAATTAATGACTACTTTTACACAATAACGAAAGAAAACGCGCTGATAAGCTGAcactacaaatttttaaagtCCAATTAAGCTTGGTTGCACGTGAAGCCTGACACCCCTCACTATTATCGTAAATGCCATTCCTGATGCAATTTCAACGTTTTCAAAGCTTTTTACaccaatttcgttattttttaaaggattaaACGCACACAGACAACAAAAATACTTCGGGCAAACGTAAAAAAAACCTAATATGGCATCACTAAACAATCTTATGGGAAGGAAATATTAAAAGACTGTACAATGAGTTGCTACCAGACAGTGTATCATAAACAGACAGAAGTTTTTTCAAAGCTTTATAATAAAAAACGATACTGAAAGTTTTCAAGGTCTGATCTCaaggttttcaaaatgtttttatggtTCTGAAGACACCCTAGTGCCGTTTTTCGATCATTTTCCGAATCCGACTTAAACAAGATATTTAGATACATTCAGAAACCGAGGACGTTCACATTGATAGATGAAGTTTATATCTCAAATAACACATGACATTTTTGTTAATGCGAACATAGACCAATTGACGCGTGTTTAATCaagctatttttttataagtttttataGTTATATAGTCTTATAGTTAATTTTAGGATTTATCTCAAAAATTTTGGGGAAATTCGGAGAAAATTTCTGACGTATTTTATGcttcaacaaaattaatttgatgattgaatgaaaacaaAACACCAATATTTATCAAAAATCTACCTGTATCATaccttcaaaataaaatatctaaTAGAATACAAGGTGCTTAGTCTAAATCTGAAAATAATCAAACTGTTTTTAATACACCGGCCTTATCGAATTCCTTGATTATAGGCTACTGCTGAAAATTTCTCAAATTATCATAAAGCCCGTAACCCATTGAGTATGGAGTGTTTTCATCACAGTTGGTAACCACGTCATACAGACTAAAAAACGCACCATCAACAAATTTGGAATTTttaggaaaattaaaaagctcagacattaaaaaaaatcggaCACAAAAATCCGGACAATTAAATTTGTGGACACACATTTGTTCGAGAATAAAAATGTCTGAgatttttcaaagttattgTAACATGGGTGCAATTTCTTTTTGGGAAACAAATAACGAAACAAAACACAGCATAGTAACATTAATCAGGAATATCATGTAAACATCATACTTATCTCTGTgaacaataatttaaatatcttaCCTTAACGTTAACCAATTCATCATCAATGTCGTGGTCTTCATCAGCATCACTTTTCTCATAAATctgcataaaaaattattaaataagtaaGACATTTGTTTACCTCTTCGTTGGTAACAGTGACCCACAAGGCTTCTGCGAGGGGcttcctagtgcatttaaagctcccatttgagctacggaagtcgtgcaagcacagcaaccgCGCAACTAGACAACAGCCTAAGGTATCAATCCTATTCACATGCttaacgctaagcagaaaggatggattcacacttttatagtcttgcGAATACCAGTACCCTcccaataaacttttttatatattggcACAAAATAGACATACCACACTACTACGTCTCTTTCTTGACTCGTTCGTCACGTCAACTTCTACAGAGGATTCCTTTGTTTCATACTAAAGAAGACGGACAGTTAAAGTTGCTTTCATTTATTATTAATTCACATCACTTATACATTGTTTTTTTGGCAAAACTGTAATAAATGAATAGTGCCCCGGACATAAACTAGCGAAAATAAAGACGGAATTTTGAAGTACATAACAACAAGCAATTGATAAACTCTTTTCTTAGTTAAGTAAAATGCACTCCAAACTTGCCAATGTTCACAGCAGACTTAGGACTTCCAAGTTTTTTCGGTTAGATCCAAAATCGTAAACGATACTAATTTTTGGAGACCTCAGCAAGCCCTACATCTTCGATTTTTCAGACCCCTTCTGGGTCGTTGACCGGATTGTTTTAAAATAGATATTGTGGAAAGTGCAGCTAGTACACTTTGGACTTTGTTCACTTGGCGTCAACCCTGGCCTACCGGTTGCAAAGTGATGTTGTTTGGTCATTTTTAGAAATAACCAAAGACAGCCATTTTTACAAATATTATTTCTAGGCTTGTAGAGTTAGAATTTGTTGCAAAAATATGCTTGCTTTACTGCATGTTTTTGTGCAAAAAGTAGCATAAGGTTAACTTTTATTCAATTTCAGGTTTTCATGAGCCAGTGTCATGCTTACATATAAAGAATgaagttaaacaaaaaaaaacccgACACTTACACTCTCTttatgtttcttcttttttgaacgCTTTTTAGTTTTCTTAACATGAGTCTCATCATCTCCTTCTTCTTTCTACACAGggtaaaaaatatactttttaattCAGGCCTAGTTAAAGCAGAGTTAAAAACACAAGTAATCAATAACAGACAAAAATACATAACAAAATCGTTTGACATGCAAAGCTATAAGTTTACACAGGAAACAGATTCTTCCAACTTAAGGTGTGATACCTTAATAAGAAAAACTGCACTTTCTGTAGTGTCATTCGCATCATCCCCTTCAGCTATTTGATCCTTTGTAGTTTCACCCCAACTCTACAAAATAAATGttacaaattataaaaacaggTTGTCAAAATGTATGTTGTTTTATCAGAATAACTTTCCTTGAGAAGTGTAATGACAACGACAGCAAATAACCAAATAACCAAATATTTATTTGATTTGCTTTAAAACAGGGTTCCCATTAATTTTGGAAGTAACTTTTTTAGGAGGATTTTCGCTGTTTTTTTAGGAGATTTTTTCAATCAGCGAGGTAAAGACATACAAATATTTAGGAGATTTCAAAAGAATTTGAATTGGTGACAAGGGTACCTTAGCAAATGCTCCTAATTATGTGTAAAATTAATTGAATAAGTTATATTTCTGCAAGAATAGGGAAAAAATACtattgaaaataaatgaaatctcatgtgttttagtggtgaaaaaataatttaaaaaatcattcgggaaatgagtttactcccggggtactcttttgtatacttttgactgtacgggccgagtccgggatttacgggaaacattgggttttggtttgccggcgattaaacgtcttttattcagcgtctcatcaaaaatgaaaacatttttgaatgctacaagtctcatgcgttttagtggttaaaaagtaatttaagaaatcgttcgggaaatgagtttactccctgggtactttctttatatacattcgactatacgggccaaacccgggatttacgggaaatcgcgggttttcgtttgccggcgattaaacttctttcattcagcgtctcatcagaaatgaaaacatttttgaaaactacaagtctcatgtgttttagtggtgaaaaaataatttaaaaaatctgtccaacaacaaaaaattcgaaaaaaccTTAAAACACTTCCTTAAAAATCCATTATACAATGTTTCATAAATGGTTGTTCTCTAAaaatttaggagatttttaGGAGTATTTGCAAAAAATCAGGAAATGTTTGGATATTTTAGGATTATTTAGGAGGATTTTATTTGTTTAGGattttttagggtttttatAAGGCGTGGGAATCCTGTAAAATTATGAGACAATATGTGACCATCATATCAAATCATTACACTTAAATGTACAGTGCAAATGACATCAACTTATGTCCTTAGCTTTAATGTAATAAGCAGTAAATATTCACCTCTTTAgtcttttttctcttcttcttcttcttctttttctcttttttactgctatcaatagaaatgttttcctGGAATATTTAAAGACACAATTTATACTCAGACAGTGGAAAAGTAACTTTATTTGCCAGACTACATTCTACCATCTAATTGTTTATGCGAATTTGTTCTACATTCTCAGCCAAATTTGAGCTCATTCAGACCAATCTGACAAAACTGCCTATTGGTGATGAACTACAGCAAGAAAATTTGAGATTTAAATGTTAGTACAACTCAGAATGTCTACCtcaatttttttatccataGGAATATCTTCTTCTATTTTAATACTGCTTTCAAAATCAACTTCGTTCCGATTCTGTAACTGTATCTCATCCTTAATATTAAAAAAGACGAATAGAGTAGAGTTTAGGTCAAATTAAATGCTACATCTTTTATTCCACTTGCGACAATGTTTGTCTTTGTtggttaaattaaaaattgctaCATAAGAGGCCATTCAATATTTACGTAACACCCAaattcgccatttttttttcacccccCCCCCTTTGTTCCACATCATAACAAAACTAAAACCACCCCTCCCCACACCTACCTGGCTACATAATCTTTCGAATCTTAAGACctcatttatttaattttaatagtaCCAAAAAACATCCATGTAACAGAAAATCAAGCAAACTAGTGCTCTAACATGAGAAAAAGATATAAGAGGGCCATTTATTTAGCATGATAAATGACATGTCAAGAGGcaaaacagaaattaaaaagATGTAGATCATACACTAAAATAACTAGAAATATCTGCAACACATAAAAATTCTCTGTTATATAACAAAAGAACTCTGCCGCCACCACACCTATAAATTTTCAGAATAGTATGTTACAAAAATGATCTCCCTCCCACCCTTCAGGCGTTATGTAATTAATAATTGGCGCCTAAATACCCGAGGGAGTTAATGATAAGTTAAAGAGTTGAATAAAATACCAAACTAATTACACTGGAAAGTTAATGTGAAAAAATACACAGCTACTTCATCCGTTTTTACGTAAAAAGCTATGGTCTATAATAACACAATAATAAACCAATTAACACAGGTTGGCCAAAAAATATTGCCCTAGGCCTAATTGCCAACAGAGCTTGTTAGGTCAGTGCAATGAACAAGGCGATTTTTTTGATATAGCatggggtaatcggttattattgtatttgttatccttctattttgaaaaaactaaaaaaagaatattggttttagtgttcttataataGTATATTTCACTACTTTTATCAACACTCGAGATAAAAATTCGACACAGTTTTCGCCCCcgacagtttttttttaataactcctaattgctttcttatatggctgaTACTTaatgagtttcaacatttatctattagacacctgcatgctaagtttttaggtcccatacctttcagaggctttgatattggccattactcaaaactacccctaaaatctctatgaaatccttataatggggaaaatataataactcctgttaggattatccttagaacttgaaacttgcaacacaactttgtttcatcaagaacaatcattttgaataattttgacacgtgactaatccgatttcccgattttgtcggattttacctgaaaatcgaaaaaaaacagattttcgggcaattttttatccgatccgtGTAAAAAccagaagatatgttaaaaaagttttgtttagctttcagaaacttcaaacagaatgtaaaaattcgctctagaacaaaagtaattatattttaagcagatagttgcatttttaacaattttcaagcttctgatgacgtcacagaaaatgtgctgacgcaagcaaaaaatttttgccgccattttgttccttttaagaCGTACTATAAGtttgccaagtttgattcaatttgaacaattctatgaaaagttattgagggggagcggaatccgcccccccccccccccccggtcatagcatgttcgaaaaaccccggtccgaatagggttaagcttaATTGTTTATGTccccaaaaaataaatttaagaagaCTCAAAATTACTGTAATCACTTAAATGAACATTGCCCAGTTCAGAACTAAATTGAGTATCTAGTGCAATTACATACCAGTTCAGACGttgacctttttttctttttttctttttttgaaagttcAGTGTCATTATGCTAATAAAAGGTAAgaacaacaaataataaaaactcaACATACAACATACTTCATAACATcttaaaaacacagaaaacaacAAACTACCTTATCATCCTGCAGAGCATCAACACAtttctccttcttcttctttttctttttttttctttcctctAGTTCAAGCGATGTTGAAGCAGTGTCATCGTAAGTAGATTGCTGcaagaaaaaattatatattgtagACAAATTTAATATATACTTTAACAAGGAATATTTTCCAAGATGCTTCTTCCATCATTGAACAGGATGAAATGATCCTGTTATCACTTATATCAAGACATGGAAAAATCAGcatgtttataaacaataccAGTCTTTCTTATTCAAACTTTTTTGCattgaaaaaaagtgttttccCTACACACATTGGTTGTCATTGTAGAATACCAACATATGGCTAATTGAAGAGTCGATTCACTCAAGAAGTAAAACAATTTTGTATACCTGGTCCAATGAACCCGATGCATTATTTAGTATTGGCTTTACATCACTATCATCCttgataaaagataattttcATATCACTAAAGATCACTATCACTAACCAATATAGAAATATAAATAGTCTGCTTACTGTGTCAAATACttcatttttataagaaaataattttttctttttcttatgtGTTGCCTCATTAGCATGGGttatctaaaaataatttttgaagatAGTCTTTGAAGTTTGGTC
It includes:
- the LOC130612125 gene encoding general transcriptional corepressor trfA-like, yielding MANNDDSSDGPMKKKKKKLFSHKGNLLDEPVSFDFNVNNDSMSLNIKFKRNPDLDANNNNEDKIKPKKKATRPVPFTDEPSFDSSVEIVKEKKKKKKKKRSNEITHANEATHKKKKKLFSYKNEVFDTDDSDVKPILNNASGSLDQQSTYDDTASTSLELEERKKKKKKKKEKCVDALQDDKHNDTELSKKEKKKKRSTSELDEIQLQNRNEVDFESSIKIEEDIPMDKKIEENISIDSSKKEKKKKKKKRKKTKESWGETTKDQIAEGDDANDTTESAVFLIKKEEGDDETHVKKTKKRSKKKKHKESYETKESSVEVDVTNESRKRRSSVIYEKSDADEDHDIDDELVNVKKEDPEGNNAEMEEKMDHLKKKKKKRKKKQFDDKEDELTCDEVNKKKKKKKKIEVTPEEVPLCDTVSSTTVSLPTDDLEITFNPSTFFQSTPSLRSIPKTQLVSNQNDLSASDKETFAETASESYSAPSAQTIKITGSGAPVVSRLSKTNSPTLKEESVANSKASEESVSKSTPVSNSKSLGQITQKTKLKDLSMKKQVKENEVIDLTGDVSRFKQSYVKQAKFFNNSLQKHDLLMNHKVTRKQLEEAGVKCNFGAWTKEELDILNENMKRFVKNYNIRDLKDYFEHAKGEDSREMMCELAENINRPVLRIRLKVKDLLGEKPDRVVFTKTQVQKLIQLQKTHGSNWTLISEKMGIPSLSLKSKFSKLKGVINVDGEAIPKELSFNDKHARFSEKEDEMILRAVNKLAKDENGDVDREKINWVLVSQHVGTRTSGACRQRYLNYLCKKYDSSCLVRHTQMSKIEGRKFSENRSAFFSKVVDLLYSSNITQKVDINWSEVAKKTNSDVDPVVLRKKFFNRVAQRVPMHGQKSFDQILEFLKLDRKF